The Fructilactobacillus ixorae genome has a window encoding:
- the cmk gene encoding (d)CMP kinase, whose protein sequence is MQPQGLQVAIDGPASAGKSTVAKIVARKFAYVYVDTGAMYRTVTLRALQAHVDLTNEAEVLAVLQQTKITFTPGDPVQHVFANQDEVTEEIRSETVTNHVSTVSALPAIRAALVKRQQELAKAGGIVMDGRDIGTTVLPHAAVKVFLVASVKERAERRYLENQAKGITTSLKTLQQEIAERDYKDSHRAVSPLRKAPDATEIDTTALSIAEVVERIADLIRQKQDRTQK, encoded by the coding sequence ATGCAGCCACAAGGATTACAAGTTGCCATTGATGGTCCAGCCTCGGCTGGAAAAAGTACCGTTGCTAAAATTGTTGCACGTAAGTTTGCGTACGTGTATGTCGATACCGGAGCAATGTATCGGACGGTGACCCTGCGGGCCTTACAGGCGCACGTGGATTTGACGAATGAGGCTGAAGTACTGGCGGTTTTGCAGCAAACCAAGATCACCTTTACCCCAGGAGATCCGGTGCAACACGTATTTGCGAATCAGGACGAGGTGACGGAAGAAATCCGGTCTGAAACGGTTACTAACCATGTTTCGACGGTTTCTGCTTTACCAGCCATTCGAGCCGCATTAGTGAAGCGACAGCAAGAACTCGCCAAAGCGGGGGGAATTGTAATGGATGGCCGAGACATCGGCACGACCGTTTTACCACACGCAGCCGTCAAAGTTTTTCTAGTTGCCAGTGTCAAAGAACGCGCCGAACGGCGGTATTTAGAAAATCAGGCCAAGGGGATTACTACTAGTTTAAAAACGTTGCAGCAAGAAATTGCGGAACGAGACTACAAAGATTCTCACCGGGCCGTATCGCCCTTACGAAAAGCCCCCGACGCCACTGAGATTGATACAACCGCGCTGTCAATTGCTGAAGTGGTGGAGCGAATTGCCGACTTGATCCGGCAAAAACAAGACCGCACTCAAAAATAA
- the der gene encoding ribosome biogenesis GTPase Der: MADPTVAIVGRPNVGKSTIFNRIAGERISIVEDTPGVTRDRIYAHGEWLGHNFNLIDTGGIEVSDQPFIQQITAQAEVAIDEADVIIFMVNGRQGITDADERVAQLLYKADKPVVVAVNKIDNFESRADVYDFYALGFGDPYPISGAHGLGLGDLLDEVIKNFPEVPDPAPDDSIRFSLIGRPNVGKSSLVNAILGDQRVIVSEVAGTTRDAIDTKFVHDGQEFTIVDTAGIRKRGKVYEKTEKYSVMRAMKAIDDSNVVLVVLNAEEGIREQDKRVAGYAHEAGKGIIIVVNKWDTLKKDNYTQQQFEAQIRMEFKYLDYAPIIFVSAKTKQRLQQLPALIERVNDNHEKRISSSTLNEVILDAVAMTPTPTIKTRKLRIYYATQVAVAPPTIVIFVNDPELLHFSYKRYLENQIRKNFDFTGTPIHIIARSRK; this comes from the coding sequence ATGGCAGATCCAACGGTAGCAATTGTCGGGCGCCCGAACGTAGGGAAATCGACGATTTTTAATCGCATTGCTGGGGAACGAATTTCAATCGTAGAGGACACGCCGGGGGTCACCCGTGACCGGATTTATGCCCACGGGGAGTGGCTGGGTCATAACTTTAACTTAATTGATACAGGTGGAATTGAAGTTTCCGACCAGCCGTTTATCCAACAAATTACGGCTCAAGCGGAGGTCGCAATTGATGAAGCAGACGTGATTATTTTTATGGTTAACGGTCGCCAGGGGATTACCGATGCTGACGAACGGGTGGCACAACTTCTGTACAAGGCCGACAAACCGGTGGTGGTAGCGGTCAATAAAATTGATAACTTTGAAAGTCGGGCCGACGTGTATGATTTTTATGCACTGGGATTTGGCGATCCCTATCCCATTTCTGGAGCACACGGCCTCGGCCTCGGCGATTTGCTTGATGAAGTCATCAAAAACTTTCCTGAAGTTCCAGATCCAGCTCCTGACGACAGTATTCGCTTTAGTTTAATTGGACGGCCTAACGTCGGTAAATCATCCCTAGTGAACGCGATTTTAGGCGATCAGCGGGTGATTGTCTCAGAGGTGGCCGGAACGACTAGGGACGCGATTGACACCAAATTTGTACACGATGGGCAGGAATTTACGATCGTTGACACCGCGGGAATTCGAAAACGGGGCAAGGTCTACGAAAAGACGGAAAAATACAGTGTGATGCGAGCAATGAAGGCCATTGACGATAGTAACGTGGTGCTGGTTGTATTAAACGCTGAAGAAGGCATCCGGGAGCAGGATAAGCGCGTGGCGGGTTATGCCCATGAGGCCGGCAAGGGAATTATTATCGTGGTGAACAAGTGGGACACCTTAAAGAAGGATAATTACACGCAACAACAGTTTGAGGCCCAGATTCGCATGGAATTTAAGTATTTGGACTATGCTCCGATTATCTTTGTTTCGGCTAAAACCAAGCAACGGTTACAGCAGTTACCAGCTTTGATTGAACGCGTTAATGATAACCACGAAAAACGGATTAGTTCGTCAACTCTAAACGAAGTTATTTTGGACGCCGTGGCAATGACCCCCACGCCCACGATCAAGACCCGGAAGCTCCGGATCTACTACGCGACCCAGGTGGCGGTTGCTCCGCCCACGATCGTTATTTTTGTGAACGACCCGGAACTTCTCCATTTTTCGTATAAGCGGTACTTAGAAAACCAGATTCGGAAGAATTTTGACTTCACCGGAACGCCAATTCACATTATTGCCCGTAGTCGGAAATAA
- a CDS encoding HU family DNA-binding protein, whose protein sequence is MANKAELVDDVAQAAGLTKKDATAAMDAVFDAIQAQLAKGERVQLIGFGSFEVRERAARKGRNPQTGKEIEIPASKVPAFKPGKALKDAVK, encoded by the coding sequence ATGGCCAACAAAGCAGAATTAGTAGACGATGTTGCGCAAGCAGCTGGGTTAACTAAAAAGGATGCTACGGCAGCAATGGACGCTGTTTTTGATGCAATCCAAGCACAACTTGCAAAAGGTGAACGTGTTCAATTAATCGGTTTTGGTAGTTTTGAAGTTCGTGAACGTGCTGCACGTAAAGGACGGAACCCACAAACTGGTAAGGAAATTGAAATCCCTGCAAGTAAAGTACCTGCCTTTAAACCTGGTAAAGCTTTAAAGGATGCTGTTAAATAA
- the rpsA gene encoding 30S ribosomal protein S1, producing the protein MSENENKQLLDALDNIKQVNVGDVVDGEILAVDNDQQLMVGIEGAGVEGVIPRREVSGDPDENIANNYKVGDQVKVVVVSKIGDDKENGSYLLSIRRLEALKVWDEIKDKAEKDETITVKVTRPVKGGLVVNADGVRGFIPASMITDHFVSDLNQYKGQELEVKIIEVVPEENRLILSHRAIAEKDRAAAREKIMSSIKPGDVIEGTVARLTNFGAFIDLGGMDGLVHISEISYDHVSKAADVLEVGEKVKVKVLSVDPERDRISLSIKQLQPGPWDDIEEKAAVGSVLDGKVKRLVDFGAFVEVFPGVEGLVHISQISHKHIDKPSDVLKSGDDIKVKVLSIDPEEHRLALSMKALEEAPAEEAKQAPKRNVDDNSTANAPEEESGFTLGDILGEDINSQD; encoded by the coding sequence ATGAGTGAAAATGAAAACAAACAGTTGTTAGATGCGCTTGATAATATCAAGCAGGTAAACGTTGGAGACGTCGTTGATGGTGAAATTTTAGCCGTTGATAACGATCAACAACTAATGGTTGGAATCGAAGGAGCCGGAGTGGAAGGAGTTATTCCTCGTCGCGAAGTTTCTGGTGATCCTGATGAAAACATTGCCAACAACTACAAGGTTGGCGATCAAGTCAAAGTAGTTGTGGTTTCTAAAATTGGTGATGACAAGGAAAACGGTAGTTACTTGTTGTCGATCCGCCGGTTAGAAGCTTTGAAGGTTTGGGATGAAATCAAAGACAAAGCTGAAAAAGACGAAACCATCACGGTTAAGGTTACTCGGCCCGTTAAGGGTGGGTTAGTTGTTAACGCTGATGGAGTTCGTGGCTTTATCCCAGCTTCCATGATTACGGATCACTTCGTTAGTGATTTGAATCAATACAAGGGTCAAGAGTTAGAAGTTAAGATCATCGAAGTGGTTCCGGAAGAAAACCGTTTAATTCTTTCTCACCGGGCAATCGCTGAAAAAGACCGGGCTGCTGCTCGTGAAAAGATTATGAGTTCCATTAAACCGGGTGACGTGATTGAAGGAACAGTAGCGCGCTTAACGAACTTCGGGGCCTTTATTGACCTTGGTGGGATGGACGGTTTAGTACACATCTCTGAAATCTCCTACGACCACGTTAGCAAGGCCGCTGATGTCTTAGAAGTCGGCGAAAAGGTTAAAGTTAAGGTCTTATCAGTTGATCCAGAACGTGACCGGATTTCGCTTTCCATCAAACAATTACAACCTGGTCCTTGGGATGATATCGAAGAAAAAGCTGCCGTTGGCAGTGTCTTAGACGGAAAAGTTAAACGGTTAGTTGACTTTGGTGCCTTTGTTGAGGTCTTTCCTGGCGTGGAAGGACTAGTCCACATTTCCCAAATTTCACACAAACACATTGATAAACCAAGTGACGTGTTGAAGTCTGGCGATGACATTAAGGTGAAGGTGCTTTCCATCGATCCAGAAGAACACCGGTTAGCATTATCAATGAAGGCTTTAGAAGAAGCTCCTGCTGAAGAAGCAAAGCAAGCTCCAAAGCGGAATGTTGATGATAACTCAACTGCAAATGCTCCTGAAGAAGAAAGTGGTTTTACTTTAGGTGATATTTTAGGTGAAGACATTAATTCGCAAGACTAA
- a CDS encoding tetratricopeptide repeat protein codes for MRYSEQALTALQNNDLDSYQKNLSLAKEHDDSELLFSLAEELYALGFADDALQLYRQLLAQYPAEDQLRTYIADILITQDETDAALDYLHQIQPDSEFYLNSLLGQADLYQTQGLTVVSEQKLKEALQLAPDEPVVKFALAELYFSEGKYAEAIPLYLALIKEGDLNLSNVNLVERIGVAYANVGNFENAIGYLEQIEPGAMSPDVQFETGFTYFQLGDFKKAIEQLEQLRAVDPQYSSLYLYLGQALAAEQQPEAALRTYQEGLGIDEYNVSLYLNAASLAAKQGQPAQSLEYLQKAHQTNPDQLAVVTQLAAAYLQSDQNQAVVDLLTPYQTDHETDAQLEWDLALANSRLDHLDEALHQYQAAYPSFQDDPDFLKEYILCLRAAGQVQATLPLLQRYVKLAPNDDEMIYMLEDLEDQF; via the coding sequence ATGCGTTATTCAGAACAAGCACTAACTGCCTTACAAAATAACGATTTAGATAGTTATCAAAAAAATTTAAGCCTGGCGAAGGAGCACGATGATAGTGAACTATTGTTTTCATTAGCAGAAGAGCTTTATGCGCTCGGCTTTGCCGATGATGCGCTACAGCTTTACCGTCAGTTGTTAGCACAATATCCAGCTGAAGATCAACTTCGAACTTATATTGCTGATATTCTCATCACTCAGGATGAAACCGACGCGGCTCTAGATTATCTTCACCAGATTCAGCCAGACTCCGAGTTTTATTTAAATTCCCTGTTAGGCCAGGCTGATTTATACCAAACCCAGGGCCTAACGGTGGTTAGCGAGCAGAAGTTAAAGGAAGCCCTGCAACTTGCTCCGGATGAACCAGTGGTTAAATTCGCCCTGGCAGAACTGTATTTCTCAGAAGGGAAATACGCCGAGGCGATTCCCTTGTACCTAGCTTTGATTAAGGAGGGGGACCTCAACCTCTCCAACGTTAATTTAGTGGAACGAATTGGGGTGGCCTATGCCAACGTGGGTAATTTTGAAAACGCGATTGGCTACTTAGAACAAATTGAACCTGGTGCGATGTCTCCAGACGTCCAGTTTGAAACCGGGTTTACCTATTTCCAACTTGGGGACTTTAAAAAAGCGATCGAACAATTGGAACAATTACGGGCAGTTGATCCCCAGTATAGCTCGCTCTATTTGTACTTAGGCCAGGCACTAGCAGCAGAGCAACAGCCAGAAGCCGCCCTTCGAACTTACCAAGAAGGACTCGGCATTGACGAGTACAACGTTTCCTTATACCTGAACGCCGCCAGTCTAGCAGCGAAGCAGGGGCAACCAGCGCAGTCGCTGGAGTATCTGCAAAAGGCGCACCAAACTAATCCAGATCAATTAGCGGTCGTAACCCAGTTAGCAGCAGCTTACTTACAGTCCGATCAAAACCAGGCCGTAGTGGACTTATTGACACCTTACCAAACTGATCATGAAACGGATGCCCAGTTGGAGTGGGATTTAGCGCTCGCCAATTCGCGTTTAGATCATCTAGATGAGGCGCTTCACCAATACCAAGCTGCCTATCCGAGTTTTCAGGACGACCCTGACTTTTTGAAGGAATATATTCTTTGTTTACGAGCGGCGGGGCAGGTTCAAGCAACGCTACCGTTATTGCAACGCTACGTAAAATTAGCTCCGAACGATGATGAAATGATTTACATGTTAGAAGACCTCGAAGACCAATTTTAA